The window TGAAGCGCTCCGAGGTGATCGAGATGGAGCAGCGCCTCTCCGGGCGCGACGTCTCGGTCGACGCGCCGGTCGGCGACGGCGCCGACGCGACGATGCTCGATTTCCTCTCGAAGGGCGACGACACCGAGGCGCGCGTCGGCGAAGCGGAGATGCGTCAGCTGATCAGCGAGAAGATCCGCGAGTTCGGCGAGACGCTGCGTGACAAGGAGAAGGTGATCTTCGACCGGCGCATGGTCGCCGAGGATCCGCTCACGCTGCAGGAGATCGGCGAGCAGTACGGCATCAGCCGCGAGCGCGTGCGGCAGATCGAGGAGCGGATCCGCAAGCGGCTGCGCGCCTACCTCGTCGAGCAGATCCCGGACATCAGCGACGTCGACGTGCGCATGAGCCTCGGCGGGAGCTGAGGCCGCCGGGAGAGGCGACGCAGGTCTCGCCTGCGCGCGCGAGCCGCCGTGCCGTGGTTGCTTGACTGCGCGTGCGCGGCGGGAGGATGCTCATCCGCACGCGGTCGCGTGCGAGAAGGGAGGGGCGATGCGACGCATCCCGTTCGTCGCGCTTCTGGCGCTCACGCTGCTGCCGGCTTGGCTCACGCCGACGCCGGTCTCGGCCGCGCTCTCCGGTGCCGAGCGCTGTCGGATCGCGAAGCTGAACGCGATCGCGGCCGAGGTCAGACGGCTGCTGCAGTGCGAGGCGCAGGCGATCCGGCGCGGGCAGGAGCCGGCAGGCTGTCTCGTGCCCGCGCCGCCGAGCAGGCTGCAGCGCGCGTTCGAGCGCGCGGAGAAGCTCGGCACGTGTCCGCCGACGCTCGCCGAAGCGCAGCTCGCGACCCTCTCGTTCGCTCTCCAGATCCGCGGCGGGGTTTCGGCGACGCCGACGCCCGCGCCGACCGCGACGCCAATCCTGACTCCGAGCGCGAGCCCGAGCCCGACGCCAACCACGCCCGCGACCTGCGGCAACGGCGTCGTCGATCCGGGCGAGAACTGCGACGGCGGGCCCTACTGCGACGCGGCGTGCGACTTCGCCTTCCCCGCGCTGTGCTGCGAGGTCGCCACGCTGTGCGTCGCTCCCGCCGACATCGCGGAGGCCGAGCAGTGCTTCCTCGCCGGCGGAACGCTGCGTCTCGGCACGACCTGCACGCGCGAGGGCGCTCCGTGCCCGCCGGGGCAGCTCTGCGGGGGAGCCTGCGAGGCGACGACCTTCCCGCCGACCGCGTTCTGCTGCGACGGCGGCGGTGCGTGCACGCAGAGCACGCACTCGAGCACCGAGAGCCTCGCGAGCTTGCTGCTACAGTGCGGGCCGGAGGCGGTCGTCGTGGGGACGTGCGTGAACGGGAGCTGCGTGCCGGGCGGCTGATCTCGCTCGCCGCCCGGCACGTCAGCTTCTCGGTGCTCGTCTAGGAGATCACTCGCCGACGCCGAGCCCGGTGCGCGGCGCGCCGACCAGGCACGCCATGTTCCCGTGCGGGTGGCGGTTCTCGTACATCGCCTGGTGGACGCGAGGGATGTCGGCGAAGCTGCCGACCTCCGCGAGACAGGGGTCGACCTGCTTCGCGATCACCATGTCGTTGAGCGCCTTCGCCTGCTCGTCGTTCGCGAAGTGCGAGCCCTGGAAGCGCTTCTGGCGCATCCACAGGTAGCGCAGGTCGGCGACCGCGTTGTAGCCGGTCGTCCCGGCGCAGATCACCACCATGCCGCCGGTGTCGCAGACGAAGATCGAGGTCGGCACGGTGTCCTCGCCCGGGTGCTCGAAGACGATGCGCGGGTTGCGGCGCGCTCCGACGACGTCCCAGATCGCCGAGCCGAAGGCGCGCACACCCTTGAGCCACTTGCCGTAGGCCTCGGTGTCCTTCCAGTGGGGCATCATCCCCCAGTGGTCGAACTTTTTGCGATTGATGGTGCCCTTGGCGCCGAGCTTGACGCAGAAGTCGTGCTTCTCCTCGCCGGAGATCACCGCGACCGGGATCGCGCCGCGCGCCGCCGCGATCTGGATCGCCTGGCAGCCGAGTCCGCCGGCGCCGCCCCAGATCAGCACGACGTCGTCCTTCTCGACCTGGTGCGGCGGCCAGCCCATCAGCATGCGGTACGCGGTCGCGCCCACGAGCATGTACGCCGCCGCGGCCTCCCAGGTCAGGTGCTTCGGCTTCGGCAGGCACTGGTGCGCCTGCACGCGCGTGAACTGCGCGAAGCTGCCCCAGTTCGTCTCGTAGCCCCAGATCTTGAAGCTCGCGCCGAACATCGGGTCCTTGCCGGCCTTCACCACCGGGTCGTTCGCGTCCCAGGTGCCGCAGTGCACGACGACGCGGTCGCCGACCTTGACGTTCTTCACCTCGGAGCCGACCGCCCAGACGATGCCGGACGCGTCGCTGCCGCCGATGTGGAAGCCCGTCGTGTCACCCTCGCGCTCGCGCTGCTTGATGACGTCGACCGGCGTGCCGAGCGCCGCCCACACGTTGTTGTAGTTGATGCCGGCCGCCATGACGTAGACGAGCACTTCGTCCGGCTTGATCTCCGGCACCGGGACGCGCTCGATCTCGAAGGCCTTCATCGGCTCGCCGAAGCGGTTCTGACGGACGACTTGCGCGTACATCTCCTCGGGAACGGCGCCGAGCGGCGGCATCTCCCCGAGCTCGTAGATCTTCTGCGTGGCCATGAGATTCCCTCCTGCGTGTACCGGTGCGCGAAGCGGTGCCTAATATCCCATGATTGACAGGAAGTCCTGCAAACGATCGAAGCGCATGTACGGGTTGCGGCGCGTCTCCTCGCCGATCGTCGACGTCGTGCGGCCGGCGGCGTAGTTGTGCCCCGGGTAGAGCACGGTGTCCGGCGGCAGCGCCTTGAGCGTGTGGTTCAAGCTGTAGAAGAGCTGCTCGGGGCTCGAGCCCGGCAGGTCGACGCGTCCGCACGAGCCGATGAACAGCGTGTCGCCCGAGACCAGGTTGCCGTCGACCAGGAAGCACTGCGAGCCCGGCGTGTGCCCGGGCGTGTGCAGGAACTTGATCGTGAGGTCGCCGACCTTGAGGTCGTCGCCGGCTTCGGTGAAAACCAGGTCGGAGTCCGAGAGCCCTGCGACGCGGTGCGCGTACGGCGCCTCGCTCTTGTGCATGTAGATCTTGACGGGACGCTTGCCGAGCAGCTCGGCGGCGCCCTCGATCTGCATGCCCATCATCGACCCGCCGAGGTGGTCGGGGTGGAAGTGCGTCACGAGCCCGCCGACGAGCTTCATGTCGTCGCGATCGAGCACGTCGAGGATCGCGTCGACGTCCCACGCGGCGTCGACGACGACGGCCTCGCGCTTCTCCCGGTCGCCGATCAGATACACGAAGTTCTGCATCGGCCCGACCTCGAGCTGGCGAAGATAGAGTCGTGGCTCGGCGGTCATCGTCGTCTCTCTCCTATGACTTCGCTTGGCGCGCCGCCCGCTTGCCGAGACGCAGGCCGCGCTCCCAGAGGTACTCGGGCGTGCCGGAGTGCAGCGCGATCCAGCGCGACAGCACGAAGAGCAGGTCCGACAGCCGATTGAGGTAGCGCAGCGCGCCGGGATCGATGTCCTCGGCGCGCGACAGCTCGAGCACCCGCCGCTCGGCGCGTCGGCACACGGTGCGCGCCTGATGGAGGAAGGCCGCGACCACGCCGCCGCCCGGCAGGATGAACGACTCGAGCGGCTGCAAATCCTTCTGACAGCGGTCGATGCACTTCTCGAGCGCCGTCACCTCGGCGTCGCCGACGACCGGCATGCCGGGATACTCCGAGCCGCGCGGCGTGGCGAGCTGGCTGCCGAGATCGAAGAGCTCGTTCTGCAGGCCGCGCAGGATCTCGTCGAGCTCGCGGCGCGCCTTGCGCGCGCCGTCGGGCGCGTCGGGATCGGCGTCCGCGGCGGCGAGCTCCTGCTCGTTGAACGTCCGCGCGAGGCCGAGGATCGCGTTCAGCTCGTCGAGCGTGCCGAAGGCCTCGATGCGCGGCGAGTCCTTGGCCACCTTCTCGCCGCCGACGAGCCGGGTCGTCCCCTTGTCGCCCGTCCGGGTGTAGACGCGCGTGATCCGGATGGGCATGACGCCGACTCGATGCCTACCGCTTGCAGCGCTCGCGAACGACCTGGACCAGCCGCTCGGGATCGACGGGCTTCTTGAAGATCACGCCGTCGAGACCTGCGACCTTGGCGCGCTTGATGATGTGGTCGCGGTCGTAGAAGAAGGCCGTCATCAGGACGACCGGCACGTTCGGGTAGCGCTCGCGGACGTGCATGTACAGGTCGTACCCGTCGATGTCGGGCATGACAACGTCGCTCAGCACGAGATCGAAGGTTTCGCGCGCGAGCGCCTCCTCGGCCTGGCGTCCCGAGAACACCATCCTGACGTCGGCGCCGCGCGCCCGCAGAATCTCGCTCACCGACTGGCAGACGGCGAGGTCGTCGTCCGCGACCAGCACGCGAACGCCCTCGAGCGTGCGATCGATGCGCAGCGGCGTCGTCAAGCGCGACACCGCCGCAGAGTCGCCGTCCTTGCTGCGCAGGT is drawn from Candidatus Binatia bacterium and contains these coding sequences:
- a CDS encoding cob(I)yrinic acid a,c-diamide adenosyltransferase, which codes for MPIRITRVYTRTGDKGTTRLVGGEKVAKDSPRIEAFGTLDELNAILGLARTFNEQELAAADADPDAPDGARKARRELDEILRGLQNELFDLGSQLATPRGSEYPGMPVVGDAEVTALEKCIDRCQKDLQPLESFILPGGGVVAAFLHQARTVCRRAERRVLELSRAEDIDPGALRYLNRLSDLLFVLSRWIALHSGTPEYLWERGLRLGKRAARQAKS
- a CDS encoding MBL fold metallo-hydrolase, coding for MTAEPRLYLRQLEVGPMQNFVYLIGDREKREAVVVDAAWDVDAILDVLDRDDMKLVGGLVTHFHPDHLGGSMMGMQIEGAAELLGKRPVKIYMHKSEAPYAHRVAGLSDSDLVFTEAGDDLKVGDLTIKFLHTPGHTPGSQCFLVDGNLVSGDTLFIGSCGRVDLPGSSPEQLFYSLNHTLKALPPDTVLYPGHNYAAGRTTSTIGEETRRNPYMRFDRLQDFLSIMGY
- the ccrA gene encoding crotonyl-CoA carboxylase/reductase → MATQKIYELGEMPPLGAVPEEMYAQVVRQNRFGEPMKAFEIERVPVPEIKPDEVLVYVMAAGINYNNVWAALGTPVDVIKQREREGDTTGFHIGGSDASGIVWAVGSEVKNVKVGDRVVVHCGTWDANDPVVKAGKDPMFGASFKIWGYETNWGSFAQFTRVQAHQCLPKPKHLTWEAAAAYMLVGATAYRMLMGWPPHQVEKDDVVLIWGGAGGLGCQAIQIAAARGAIPVAVISGEEKHDFCVKLGAKGTINRKKFDHWGMMPHWKDTEAYGKWLKGVRAFGSAIWDVVGARRNPRIVFEHPGEDTVPTSIFVCDTGGMVVICAGTTGYNAVADLRYLWMRQKRFQGSHFANDEQAKALNDMVIAKQVDPCLAEVGSFADIPRVHQAMYENRHPHGNMACLVGAPRTGLGVGE